The nucleotide sequence ACTAATTGACAGGATTAAAACATCTTTCAGCGTCCCTGCTTCCTCGTTAAAACGCCGGGTTTGCAAATCACACACCGAAGTATCAACAGACGGCACTACACTAATAATGCGTACTTTTCCTTTACTTTCCTCTAAATGGAATGGTTCAAATTTAGGCGACAATACGGTAAAATCGGGCGCACTGGCCCCCACTACAGTTTCCTCTCCCAGCAAAGTCACAGGCTTGCCACGAAAAGTAACCACATTCGTACGTTTATTCATAGATACAACCTCCCTTTCCACTATTTGCTATATCATAGTAGCATAATAATAGTAGCACATTATGAGAATATCTGCAAAAAAAACGTTTATACAAAATATAGTTGGGATAACACCTTTTCCAGCAAAACCCCCTCCCGCACCGGCGTCCGGGCCTTGACCGTCACGTCTATGGCTTTTACCACAAAATGCGCCGCCTGCTCCATCGCTTTGGGCAGCGGCCCTCCCCTTAACAGCAGGCCCAGCAATACACTGGCAAAAATATCCCCTGTTCCGGGGTAACTCACCGGAATGAAGTCATGCATAAATTCCCAGGTTTCGCCGCTATTCCTGTCATAGGCGATATTGGCAACTTTTTTCCCGTCACAGGGAACCCCGGTTATCACAACCTTTTCCGGTCCCAGGTCAGCTAACCGGACAAGCCATTTTTTTGTTGTGTCCATATCCACGTTTTTCGCCTGATAGGTTTCGCCCAATAAAAAACAGGCTTCCGTATAATTGGGAGTTATCACGCTTGCCTTGCCCACCAGCATCCTCATCTTATTCTGCATAGTCGTCGTATAGGTTGAATAAAGCCTCCCACTGTCTCCCATCACAGGGTCCACCAACACAAGTGAGCCAGGTTTGGCAAATGTATCAATAAAGTCTTTAACAATCTCAATCTGACGCTCGGAGGCTAAGAAGCCACTATATATAGAATCAAACGCAATATTTTCTTGTTGCCAATGATGAAAAAAATCCGGCATATGTTCAGTAAAATCGCAAA is from Propionispora vibrioides and encodes:
- the tpx gene encoding thiol peroxidase; protein product: MNKRTNVVTFRGKPVTLLGEETVVGASAPDFTVLSPKFEPFHLEESKGKVRIISVVPSVDTSVCDLQTRRFNEEAGTLKDVLILSISVDLPPALSKYCAAHGIENIKTLSDHKDLDFGLKYGFVIEELRLLSRGIVVIDKTGIVRHVEYVHEVSEHPDYDKALSVVRQLL
- a CDS encoding pyridoxamine kinase is translated as MVQAVPKVAAVQDISCVGRCSLTVIMPVLAMLGIQVCPLPTAVLSTHLGGFKDLAFCDFTEHMPDFFHHWQQENIAFDSIYSGFLASERQIEIVKDFIDTFAKPGSLVLVDPVMGDSGRLYSTYTTTMQNKMRMLVGKASVITPNYTEACFLLGETYQAKNVDMDTTKKWLVRLADLGPEKVVITGVPCDGKKVANIAYDRNSGETWEFMHDFIPVSYPGTGDIFASVLLGLLLRGGPLPKAMEQAAHFVVKAIDVTVKARTPVREGVLLEKVLSQLYFV